From a region of the Sesamum indicum cultivar Zhongzhi No. 13 linkage group LG3, S_indicum_v1.0, whole genome shotgun sequence genome:
- the LOC105158157 gene encoding auxin-responsive protein SAUR71-like, whose amino-acid sequence MEVQNKKHKRSSSILKKLESYLSLSRRLNQSARPTHMFASKNVNKANAKRQVAPTGCFSVCVGPEKQRFVIKTEFANHPLFRMLLEDAELEYGFQNDGPIVLPCEVDLFCKVLAEMDLGKDIDNYPPCGFAYGSCSPFNPARRLGKSSMAKGCTSYGLLTPPQLLKINNY is encoded by the coding sequence atggaagtTCAGAACAAGAAACATAAGAGGAGTAGTTCCATATTGAAGAAACTTGAGAGCTATCTATCACTCTCCAGGCGGCTGAATCAGTCAGCCCGGCCCACGCACATGTTTGCATCCAAGAACGTTAACAAGGCCAACGCCAAGCGCCAAGTGGCGCCAACAGGTTGTTTCTCGGTCTGCGTTGGCCCCGAGAAGCAGAGGTTCGTGATCAAGACCGAATTTGCAAACCACCCTTTGTTCAGGATGCTGCTTGAGGATGCTGAATTGGAATACGGATTCCAAAACGATGGCCCGATAGTCCTCCCTTGTGAAGTCGATCTCTTCTGCAAAGTCTTGGCTGAAATGGATTTAGGTAAGGACATCGACAATTATCCTCCTTGTGGCTTCGCTTACGGCTCATGTAGCCCCTTCAATCCAGCACGGCGTTTGGGGAAAAGCAGCATGGCTAAGGGCTGCACCTCATACGGCCTTCTCACCCCACCGCAGTTGCTCAAGATCAACAACTATTGA